A segment of the Bacillus thuringiensis genome:
TCCTGCAACACTTGTTCTCACAATGTTATATCCATTATTTTTAAATACGTAATAAATAAAGCCACTACAATCAAATCCATTTGGTCCTGTCCCAGCTTCAACATACGGCTTTCCAAGTTGTTTTAAAGCTAAATCAATTACTCCAGAAGAACCAGAATCTGTTTGGCTTAGATTCATCCACTTGTCGCCTTCCCATGTTTTAATCTTTAACCATCCACTAGGTGTCCCATCTATTACTCTAAAATTCTGCGGACTATATAATGCTCCGGCATTTGCTTTGCCTGAACTAAATGAAGGCTCGTTATACACATAGAATGATTGATTTATGAATCTTTCTTCTCCATCTAGATTCAGCCATTTCTCGCCTTCCCATGTTTTAATCTTTAACCATCCACTAGGTGTTCCATCTACAACTCTAAAATTCTGTGGATTATATAATGCTCCAGCGTTTGCTTTAGCTGCATTAAATGAAGCTTCGTTATACGCATAGAATGATTTGTTTATGAATCTTTCTTCTCCATCTGGATTAATCCACTTATAACCTTCATAAGTACCTACCTTCATCCAGCCATTTTCTTTTTTTTCTACTACTCCCCAATTTTGTGGGTTATATGGTGCTCCATAATTTGCTTTCGTTGCATTAAATGACGGCTCATTATACGCATAAATCGTTTTGTTGACAGTAATTTGTTCAGACGTAGAATTCATCCACTTGTCGCCTTCCCACGTCTTAAATTTTAGCCAACCATCTGTTGTTCCATCTACTATTCTAAATGTTTGTCGCCCATACTTCGCTCCAGCATTCGCAACCTTTGATGAGAAAGAAGGTTCATCATATGCATAGAAATCTCCCATGACACGTTCTTCCCCATTCAAGTTAATCCAAACTGGACCTTCCCATGTTTCAATCTTCCACCAGCCATTATCTCTTTTTTCTACGACTCCTACATTT
Coding sequences within it:
- a CDS encoding C40 family peptidase → MFKKSIGILLFFILSISTFGMVTQAANSSEYVNQSFYGYKEPSFTSAKTNGGSEYGAQNVGVVEKRDNGWWKIETWEGPVWINLNGEERVMGDFYAYDEPSFSSKVANAGAKYGRQTFRIVDGTTDGWLKFKTWEGDKWMNSTSEQITVNKTIYAYNEPSFNATKANYGAPYNPQNWGVVEKKENGWMKVGTYEGYKWINPDGEERFINKSFYAYNEASFNAAKANAGALYNPQNFRVVDGTPSGWLKIKTWEGEKWLNLDGEERFINQSFYVYNEPSFSSGKANAGALYSPQNFRVIDGTPSGWLKIKTWEGDKWMNLSQTDSGSSGVIDLALKQLGKPYVEAGTGPNGFDCSGFIYYVFKNNGYNIVRTSVAGYWGMVTKINDPQPGDLVFLQNTYKQGPSHLGIYLGNDEYIHAADVKTGVIKSKISSPYTQQHFLGYARFSK